The genomic stretch TTTATCATCAATAGTTCAACATTTATAGCAAAGACAGCGCAACTACAAACTTAACCCGACATAATATGAACCCGTTTAAACGGGTTTTAGCTTTTAGCCGGAACTTTAGTTCCCGGCTTAGTGCGAGATTAAGCGTTTATCATCAATGGTTCAACATTTACAGCAAAGACAGCGCAACTACAAACTTAACCCGACATAATATAAACCCGTTTAAACGGGTTTTAGCTTTTAGCCGGAACTTTAGTTCCCGGCTTAGTGCGAGATTAAGCGTTTATCATCAATGGTTCAACATTTACAGCAAAGACAGCGCAACTACAAACTTAACCGGACATAATATGAACCCGTTTAAACGGGTTTTAGCTTTTAGCCGGAACTTTAGTTCCCGGCTTAGTGCGAGATTAAGCGTTTATCATCAATGGTTCAACATTTACAGCAAAGACAGCGCAACTACAAACTTAACCGGACATAATATGAACCCGTTTAAACGGGTTTTAGCTTTTAGCCGGAACTTTAGTTCCCGGCTTAGTGCGAGATTAAGCGTTTATCATCAATGGTTCAACATTTACAGCAAAGACAGCGCAACTACAAACCTAACCGGACATAATATGAACCCGTTTAAACGGGTTTTAGCTTTTAGCCGGAACTTTAGTTCCCGGCTTGATGCCAGATTAAGCGTTTATCATCAATAGTTCAACATTTATAGCTTTCAAATTTGACGAAAACGCAGCATCTGCAAAAGTTCCTCAGTATCCATTTCCAACCCTTCAGCAATATACTCTAATTCAGTATCAGTTGGTCTTGCCCCATCTTTAATTTCCTGGAGTCGGGCATCTGAGATAGGTGGATTCTCTTTATACTCTTCAGTCCATTCCAACCCTGCCACTAAGTCACTCAGTAGTGGCTTACCTAAAGCATCAACACGTTGTTGAATTCGCGCAGTTGTCGCCTTTTGCAGCGTTCGCAGTTCATCCATCCTTAAATGATCCAGGCTATCCAGGATTTTTTGCAGCGTTAGTTGTGTTTTATTGGAGTCAGTCATGGGATTTATAATCACCCCTTAACAAATAAAGGGTACAGGAGTGCAGGTTTGTCGGCTTTACCCTTACGCCAAAATCTTACCATTTTTTAGGGGATGTGTTGACAAAGAACAAATGACAAAAGACAAATAACAACATTAAAGCGTCTTCAAATACTCAATCAACGCCAACTTATCCTCAGCCGCCAACTCGGTGCCATAAACATGACCTTGATTACTATTTGCCGTCACCCTTGTATCATATTTAAATCCCTCTTTCTCCGCCGCTACGCCTTCAGCAACAAAGCCCACTTTTTCCGGATTATACACATCATATCCTCTGTAAAACACCATCGTCCGCTGCTCCGGTATCTCCAACAAATCCGTTAAATAGGGGACAGAACCATTATGCAAATAGGGCGCTCTTAACCACAACCCATCCAAGGCTACCGCCACATATCCATTAGTTTTGCGAAGCTGATCAAAATCCCAATCATACCCCTCGGCAAACTCATTATACGCATCAGCCGCTGCTTGCGTCCACATATCTAAACGATAACGGTCTGTACCAATCTCATCAATGGGAATAACGGTTCCGGTGCGTTCGCCACCAAATGCATGACAAGAGGCGCAGTTACTCTCAAAAATTTGACTCCCTTTTGCGGCTAAACCTTGGTCAATCGTGTACGGATATTTCGGCGGCGGTAATTGACGAATATAATCCTCCACCCGCTTTAATCCCTGAATATTAATTGACTCCTTCGTCGCCCCATCACCAATCGCCCCAGTGTTCACAGTTTCTGTGAGTGATGTTTCTAACCCATCCCAATGTAAGGCAAATCCTTCATGTTGATTTTGATTCCAAATCGACATCATATCCGAGTTGCCAATGGTATCATCGACAGGCAACCCCAAAACTCGAAACTTCACCGGATTAAAGGGGGCAATGCGTCCGGGTCCTTGGTCGGGTCGTTCTTCCATCCAGGCAAAGGTTTCTTTAAGTTCTAATAATTCTTTCCGGGTGCGGGGAATAATAATAAACCGATAGAGTAGCTTGTCAAACAAAGATAGGTCATAATTATAGCTAATTTCATCTAAGATATAGTCTGCATTAAATCGAGGATCAGTAGCACAGTCACCCAGAAAGCGAATATACCCTTGCAGATGAAATTTATTTGAAGGTCCACCTGGAACAATCGTTGGTTTATCTTTGGGGGTTTGGCGATAGGTGGCACTATGACAAAGCGCACAGGTTATCCCTTGGCGGGGAAAGCCGATAATTTTTTTAGAAAAGCCAACGGGTAATTCTTGTCCTTCTTCCCAGGTAATGCCGAGAGAGGTATAGCCACCGGGTTTGGGGAGTTTATCGGGAAAAATTCGAGGTAATACTAACCAAATCCAATAGGGAACACCTTCGGCATTTTCGCTGCCAATTGATCCGTATTTAAAATGATCCTCGACTGATTCGTAATAGGTATCTACTTCGCGAAAA from Coleofasciculus chthonoplastes PCC 7420 encodes the following:
- a CDS encoding c-type cytochrome; protein product: MESTPSKIGRTITAIAIILILLIGSVGYLAWYNLFREVDTYYESVEDHFKYGSIGSENAEGVPYWIWLVLPRIFPDKLPKPGGYTSLGITWEEGQELPVGFSKKIIGFPRQGITCALCHSATYRQTPKDKPTIVPGGPSNKFHLQGYIRFLGDCATDPRFNADYILDEISYNYDLSLFDKLLYRFIIIPRTRKELLELKETFAWMEERPDQGPGRIAPFNPVKFRVLGLPVDDTIGNSDMMSIWNQNQHEGFALHWDGLETSLTETVNTGAIGDGATKESINIQGLKRVEDYIRQLPPPKYPYTIDQGLAAKGSQIFESNCASCHAFGGERTGTVIPIDEIGTDRYRLDMWTQAAADAYNEFAEGYDWDFDQLRKTNGYVAVALDGLWLRAPYLHNGSVPYLTDLLEIPEQRTMVFYRGYDVYNPEKVGFVAEGVAAEKEGFKYDTRVTANSNQGHVYGTELAAEDKLALIEYLKTL